The window AGACCAAATTTAAATGCCCTAGAGGCCTTAACACTAGGATGACTTAATCCTTTCAGCATCTAATAGTTattaaaaaaaaaaagagaaaactccAGTTATGGTGAAGAATGGATGAGTCTGTTAGAAACTCCATCTTTTTCTTGTTTCGGTATTGTCTGCAGCTTTGTTTCATGAAGATTCTATTCTGTATTTTTATGTCACATTTGAAGGTGTTGGCAAGTAGGCGGCTCTACATCTTGCCAATTCAATTTCTAATAGGCATGAGCCCCCTGTGTTCTGGACAAGTAAGGACACATGCATAATTACCTGATCATGTAGCAATTCTGAGTAAGATGCATGCATTTAGATTGGATGTTGAAGCGAGCCCGCCATTTTATTACTCTGAAAGAACGATATAGTGTTATTTGGCTATTGCTTTCAGTATTAGAGAATCATAGAAACTGAACTGCAGGACTTATACCATCACGTCATACTGTTTATTTTGAGCAAGCTTTCTATGTTATTTTCCTGGACAGTTTTTAGTGTAATGTCTGTAAATAAGTGCAAACTTGGGTATATATTTTATTTTCTCATGTTGTATTCATTTTATTTGTTCTGCTACTTTAGCAATCAAATAGAATCACGCACAAGGCTCCAGTTAGTCCTTCGCAAAACTGATTTTGAAGTGTGGATTATGGACTCCTTATTTATTCTGTTTCAGACTTAGGATCGTAGGGAAAAGTGTGGACTATGGTGGCCATGGCACGTCTTCACCAACGAGTCATGGCGTCGGCAACAATATTCAAGATTTCGTGTTTCCTTCATTTTCAAGCATCTCTCTTTCAAGCGATATATGCAGGTTCATCATTCATGCGAGGGATATAAAAGATGAAACAAAAGTAAAAGGTGTTTATGCCTACAAAGGCATTCTACTACTTGCAGTTTCTGTAGTTCAATCAAACAGTACAATTTTCAAATTATATTTGTTATGGTTAGATATAAATTTTAAAAGTTTCGAGGTTCCATGAGATGAGATGATGGCTCATACGTGTCATTTTGACAAAAGTCCTACTACGGTCAGATCTTGTAGTTCAATTACATAATGCAATTTTCAAATGATATGTGATATGGTGATAtgcttttatttttttatttcctATGTTCTCACTAGCATTTGTGCACGAATTGGCTACATGTATGCAAAGCTAACGAAATGAGAATGAGAGTAATTACATGTCTGCAAAGCTAATCAAATATGAATGAGATGAATTTCCTGACCGCAGTTTGTGCCGGAGCTTACTATGAAAGAAACGCTCTATCCCAAAATCACCACTCTCCTGTTATTTTTGTTTTCAACGGTTTACCGACTTCATTCTTCACTAGAAGCTGCAGAAAATCTCTATGAATAAGCAACAACTAGCAGTGAAAATGTTTGGTTCTAGGCCGCCTTGCTCCACGTAAGTCGACAAGTCTTTTGGAGTATCAGCCTGATAACAAATCCCCCCCTCTCTTTAGGGAGGTAGTATAATTCTTGACAACTTGATTAGCGGTACTACATGCCAGAACCCTAAAAAAAAATCCTCTCTGTACTTAACTTTTTTTTGCGGGCACTCTCTGTACTTAACTTGCTCTTTGCAGAATCATACTATGTATACACGAGATTTTTCTTCTTCTCATGGTTATACATGCATTGCACGTGCACGCTTACTAGTTTTATAAAAGTGTCTATTTTGAAAAAGTCGAACGATCTTTGGATTTCTGAACAAATTTTCGTTGataggaacattttttgaatatgtgaacaaaaaaattgaaaacagcagaattgtttttgaaaaaatatgaaccattttttgaatttgtgaacaaattatGAAATTCAGAACATATTTGAAACTGTGAACATCTTCTGAACTTGTGAACAATATTTGAAAATGGATCATTTCATGATATTCCGAACAAAATTTTGAAACCGAACATTTTTTCAATTGgtgaataaaaataaaaaaatggaaTATTTCATGAATTTGCGCACAAAAATTTGAAAGTGCGAACATTTTTCGAAATACCAGAACACTTTATGAAACACAAGCATTTTTTGAATTTCTCTCCAAATTTTGAAACCGTAAACATCTTTTGTACTCCTGAACGTTTTCTAAACATTGAACATTCTTCAATTTGTGAACAAAAATTTAAAAGAAGAACATTTTTTGGAATTCCTGAACATTTGTTTTTTGAAGTTTTGACCAAAATTTTGTAATAGGAACACTTTTTGAAAGTCCTGTACATTTTTGAAACTCGGACATTTTTTCAATCGGTGAACAAATTTATAAAGAGAAAGGTATGTTTTTGGTCCTTCAAGTTTACACAAAGTATACATTTGATCCCTTAAAAAAAGTTGGGCTACATTTCGTCCCTCATGTCTCAAAACCGGTCAAATTTCATCCAAAACAAGATTGGGGCTGAAGTGTCTCTGGTTTTAAATCCCACTTTGCCACGTGGTGGTCAAAGTCAGCTCCACTGCCATGCCAtatcttctttttcttctctctccatggTAGGCATTTTGTCAAGCACCTTGTGCGCTGCCCCGGCCCTGTGGCTGTGCATATCTTCGCCGCCGGCCGGCCTCTTGCCGCTCAACAATGCCACCTCGCCTTAGACGAGGTGGTACCCGTGTCCGTGGCCTCGTTGACGAACGAGGCGACCATGAGCTCCGCCGTGTGCGCTACCTCGAGCTCGGCCACCGTGCGTGCCACCTCTAACTCGGACGAGGAGGCAGCGGAGCCGTTGGAGCCCGCAACCAGTCGATGTGGGGACGGTTTCCGAGGACGCGACGCAGCCGTCGGAGCTCGCTCGCCTCATTTGGAGGGAGTGTGGCTGCTATGGGATGCCGGAGGTGACGGAGGGCACGGTCCAGGTGGTGCTCGTCGGCGTCGCTCGTCACCAGCATGCAGGAGGGCATCTCCTCTGCAACTGAAGGGCGTAGGAGGTTAGTGAGATCGAGAAGACAATGAAGGCCGGAGGAATTGAAGGAAGACGAACGGAGGGGGTCGTCATTAACGGCGAGGCCGTGGTGGCGGTTTCGTCGGAGCCGAAGGAGAAGACCCGCGCGCCCCAGGTTAGAGCAGCGGGGAGATTCATGAACGCGAGGGATGAACGCAGAGCTCGTGGGGGATGCCTAAGTAGCCAGAGTGAAGCTAGCGAAGATACCTAAGAACGCGGCGCACGGCGGAGGTGGCTCATGGCGACGCGGGGCGACGGGAGTTCACAGCTACGTCGGTGCCGCCCGGTGAGTTACGTGCGTCTAGCAGGGGAGGACGCACGCATGCCAGAAGGGTCACGCCGCGGGGAAAGGAGGAGCGGATGCGCATGCCATCTGCTTGCTCGCTTGTGTGTACGGTGATGTGCACGCGCTCCGGCGTTCGTCTCGGCCAGCTCTGCAGGTGCTTGCAACTGCAGCTCGGTTGGCTCCTAGGGCCTCCTCGCCTGCGGTTGTGCCTGCACGTGTTGACGTCCTCCGCGCGGTGGCTAGGAACAGCGCCTCGCAGGCGAGCACGCCAACTACTTGACAAAATGTCCACCACACAGAGAatgagaaggaagaagaagatgaggtgGCAAGTGCGGTGAAAGAAACCGCTCAAACGATGCTGGTTTTCGCCTGTACTCCGGTTTTGTACGAAATTTGTCCGGTTTTGAGACATGAGGGATGAAATGTAGCTGAAAACTTTTTGAGGGACCAAATGTATACTTTGCGTAAACATGAGGGACGAAAAACATACTTTTCTCATTTATAAAAAaggaacatttttcaaaatctcaagaaaatttgaaaatttcTAAAAATGTTAAAAGAATGTTCCACTtgaaaaatgaaaaaataaaagaaaaacgaAACAAAAAGAGaagagattttttttgaaaacgcgaacattttttgattttgtgaacaaatttggaaaaagggacattttctgaaattccaaacaatttttgaaatgtgaatattttttgaattctaaaatacgaacattttttgaatttgtgaattttttttgaaaaagggaacatttttgaaattccgaacaaaattttaaaccatgaacttttttgaatttgtgaagaAAATATgaaaaacaggaacattttttgaaaattcagaacaaaaaatttgaaatcaggaacatttttaaaatttctgaacaaattttaaaaaaggaaacattttttgaatttatgaacaaaatctgaaaaacaggaacattttttgaaattcggaaaaaaatttgaaaataaCTTGAAAAGGtaaaaatgaaaacaaaaaaagaaaaagaaaaaagaaaagaagaaacgaAAAAGAACAGAAATAGAAAAAAGGAAAACGAAAAAGAAACTGAAAAAGAAAAGCCGGTTCAGGAACCTTCCGAAAACCGGAAAAAAATGGATGGAAACATCATAGAAGATTCCCAAAAACTGGTGTCTGCTGAAACGctaaaatgggccggcccactcgGTCGCTCGCTCGCACCTCCCCTGTGCGAAGCGTCGACAGCTTGCCGCAACGAGCGGCGAGTAGGATTTTCGGCCTCCCCCTCCCTTGGTACCAGTGATTATTTGGGAGATGGTTGTGTGTGTTGACTGTTGTGCCATTGATTTCTGTCCTTGTTAAAGCCAGCAAGCGAATCGTAAAAACCCTAGCGAGAGTACATGCCGAGCCGAGATCCGAGCTGCGGAGCGCCGTCCTTCTTCCTCCAGTGATCCCCCTCGCCCTATTGCTCGCTTTGCTTGCCGAGTGACTTTGCCGCTTGCTCGATCGGCATGGCAGCAACAGGCCGTATGCGTGCTCTATATTTTGGGTCGGGATTTGTTGACCGCCGATGGAGTGTAGGTTGGGATTAGTTTGATTGATTAATCAAGGTTACTACGCTTGTGATTCCGCTCCTGAAATTAGTCATAGATTTGTTGATTTGTTGATTTGTGCTCGAGCTGATGCTACTGAATACTGTCTCTGTTCTTCTAGGCAGGGGAGGGGACAGGTCTATGCCATGCGTACAGATTCTTTTTCGATAAAAGGGCGATTTTATTAACTCAAAAATGTAGCATCAAGTGGATACAAAGCATTATGAGcaacacccggcctctgcataattaGGATGCACACAGCCGAACACCAAAAGTCTGACAACCAGAAGAAAACAAAAACCGACAAATCGGCAATAGTAGAGTCCTATAGACCGACACTGTGCCTATGTCGAAAGGTGAGATGGACCGATCCGGAGGTtatgctgccacccatgttgggtaaAAACCTCCGTAGCCACCTGCTCCAACCGCGTATACACCGCCTTGAACAGCGGTTGGACCTCCGCTCGTTGTAGCATAGACCACATACGAAGCGAGTGCGTACAACGGAAAATAGCTTGCAAAGGAGAAGCATTTTTGTCATTAAAAACAAAATCATTTCTATATAGCCAAAGCGACCATAGTAAAGCATACGCTCCCACCCTTAATAGCGTTTTGAACCTATTTGAAATACCGTCCAACCAATGACCAAAAATATTGGCAACACTTGTGGGCGGATATAAACTTGACGCTATTTGGATGACTGACCACGTAGAACGTGCAAAGTTGCATTGGAAAAAGAGGTGTTCGATGGTCTCATCATGAGTACAAAAACAACACTTCTTACTCCCTTGCCAATTGCGCCGTGCGAGGTTGTCTTTGGTTAGAACAACTCCCCTACGAAGATACCACATGAAGACTTTAACTTTTAGTGGTATCTTCGACCGCCAAATTTTCTTATTATTACTCACCGGTACCTCAGAATGCGTGAGCGCACAATACATAGAGTCTACGGTGAAAGACCCTAATGTAGTAAGGTTCCAGCGAAACACATCCCGCCCTTCTGTCAGGCTAATCGCATCCAGACGGGACAAAAGATTATGCCATGACATAAGTCGGGGGCCAGTCAAATCCCGCCTGAACGAAATATTCGGGGGGGATGAACTGAGCACCTGCGCAATAGTATTATTCTTATCGCGAGCAATGTTGTACAAGGCTGGATATTGTTCTCGGAGAGTGGCACCGCCTAGCCAGATGTCTTCCCAAAAACGAATCTCCGACCCGTCCTTTATCGCGAAAGACCCAAAGTGAAAGAGATGTTTCTTTGCCGCCATTAGACCAGCCCAAAAGTGCGAGTCGCCAGGTTTCCAATATGCCTGAGACACCGCCTTGTGGCCTAGATACTTGTTGCGCAGTATTGTTTGCCAAACACCATCCTCAGTAAGAAGTTTGAACAACCATTTACTAAGGAGAGCCTCATTCTTGACCTGCAGGTCATgaattccaaggccaccttggtCTTTCGGCCTACAAACCACACTCCACTTGGCTAGTCTGTATTTTTTCTTTTCCccatctccttgccaaaagaatctGGATCTGAAATAGTCCAGTCTTTGCAGGACCCCTTTTGGGAGTTGGAAGAAAGAAAGCATATAGAGGACCATATTTGTGAGGACAGAGTTAATCAAAACCAGCCGTCCTCCAACAGAGAGCAGCTTGCCTTTCCAGCTGCTCAACCGTTTCTCTAACCGCTCCTCTACATGCTTCCACTCCGCAATGGTGAGACGTCGATAATGAATTGGTATTCCCAGATATTTAATCGGGAAATGGCCATGTGCGCAACCAAACAGGTCAGCATAATCGGCCGCCGCCTCAACGACTTCTCCAAAGCAGAAAAGTTCGCTTTTGTGGAAGTTAATTTTAAGACCCGACATTTGCTCAAATGCTAAAAGCAAGAGTTTCTGGTTTCGAGCCTTGTCCAGGTCATGTTCCATAAAAGAACTGTGTCATCGGCATATTGCAGAATAGAGAGGCCACCATCCACAAGGTGTGGCACTACTCCTGCAATCTGTCCGTCCTGCTTGGCGCGCTCAACCAGAATGGCCAACATGTCAGCAACAATGTTAAATAACATTGGGGACATGGAGTCACCCTGTCGTAGTCCTTTTTTTGTCTGGAAGTAATGGCCTACATCATCATTGACTTTGATGGCCACGCTACCTCCAGTTACAAAATTGTGGATCCATTGACGCCATTTATCGGAGAAACCTTTCATCCTTAAGGCCTGTTGGAGGAAAGACCATTTAACCTTATCATAGTCTTTTTCAAAGTCAATTTTGAATACTACTCCACTCATGTTTTTTCGGTGCATCTCGTGAACGGTCTCATGCAGGATTACTACGCCATCGAGTATATTCCTTCCTTGCATGAACGCCGTTTGAGATGGCCGGACAACATGGTCAGCTATCGAGTTTAACCTATTTGTAGCTACTTTGGTGAAAATTTCGAAGCTGACATTAAGTAGGCATATGGGTCTATATTGTTGGATCCGTTCAGCCTCCTTAATCTTCGGCAACAAAACAATCTCGCCGAAATTCAGCTTGAATAGGTCAAGTTGATCGGCATGAAGACAATTGAACAACTCCAAAAGGTCAGACTTGATGATATCCCAGAAATTCTGATAGAGTTATGCGGGGAAGCCATCAGGTCCTGGAGCTTTGTTATGTTCCATTTGGAACACCGCTGCTCTCACCTCCTCTTCTGAGAAAGGTGCCGTGATGAAGTCATTCTCTTCTGCCGTGACTTGAGGAATATCATCTGTTCGGTTCTCGTCAAGGGTGAAATTCCCTTCATCTGGCGGCCCGAACAGAGATTTGTAATAGCTAGTGATATACCTTTTGAGCTTCTCTTGACCTTCAATCCGCCCTTCATCTTGTTGGAGACTATAAATATGTTTCTTCCTATGTCGACCATTGGCGACCAATTGGAAGTATCTTGTATTACTATCTCCCATCAAGATGAAATCAGCTTTGGATCTTTGGTAATATTTGATTTCCTCTTCTCGCAAAAGACGTGCAACCTTCTCATTGGATTGATTTTTCATATCAATCTCCTGTTGAGATAAGATGCGTGTCTCTGCAATTTTATCGAGGTCATCAATAATGGTAGATAGGCGCTGTTTTTCTTTTTTATACATCCCATTGGTGTGTTTAGCCCATCCAGAGAGGTGTCGCCTCATGGCCCTTATTTTAAAGTTCCATCTCTGAATGAGTGTATGACCAACAGCGGGCTTCTCCCAAATGTTCTTGACCATGTCTACAAAACCTCCCCGATGCAACCATCCCAATTCAAACTTGAAAGGGCGGCGGGCCGATGTGTTAGTAGAGTTAGAGTCAAGAATGATTGGCGCATGGTCCGATAGTGCCTCGATACGCTCTAGGGCTCGAACGGTTACCAGAGGAAATTTTAACTCCCATTCGGTATCCATGAGTACCCTATCGAGCTTCTCATATGTCGGCACAGAACGGTTATTTGCCCAAGTGAATTGTCGTCCTGACATACTAACCTCCCGAAGATCCAAACTGTCAATCACAGCATTGAATAGGAATGGCCAGTGAGTATCGAAGCGATCATTATTTTTCTCTTCCTGGTACCTAAGGATATTGAAGTCTCCTCCAATAAGCATTGGGTACGGGTTATCCTTAGCCAAGTTCACCAATTCCCGAAGGAAAGCGGATTTATGCTCATCTTAGGCAGCTCCATAGACTGCGACCAGGCTCCATGTAAAATTATCCGCTCTGTTTCGTAGGTGAAATTTGATATGAAATTCACCTAACGAAAAAGCCAATAAATCCATGGTTGCGGTCTGAATCCCAAGAAGGATTCCTCCCGACCTTCCACGAGCTGGTAAACTATGCCACGAATAGTCGAAACCACCGGATAGGTGATCGAGGACATGCGGGCGAAAGTCACCTTTACCAGCCTCAGAAATTGCGTACAGATTCTAATGATATGTTTCTGTTATCACTCATTTTCATTAATTTTTATGGGGAGCAGTTGCTGCTCGCGCGTCCCCTTCACGCAATCATGCTGTGCTTGAGGACAAAGCTCTAATCTGCGCTGTGCTTGAGGACAAAGCTCTACTTCGACATGCCCTGCGCGCACCTTTCACGTGGTGAATTCCCCGCATCAACACTCCGTCTGTTTGCCGTGGTGCGCACCGCTCCCGGCTGGCCCCTTAGATGCACGGCGACTCCAACAACAATACCTTATCATCTTCTCCTGCCATCACAGGAGGATCTCCGTTGTTTGGCGATTCTCGATCGTTCATTTGGGTTGCTAGGGGCGATGCTGCTCGCGGGCGCCACAAGCTTTTCGATCAATCTAGGTGCCTGTCACCTTCTTAGCCAGCGATATCCGCCCCCATATACATGCTCTCACACATATGAGTAGGCTCATGAGCATCATACATTTGGGGTTGTTCTTTATGCATTGGACatttggatggacatccaatcaCATGCTAATAtattttctccattttggaatgtAAGACGTTTTATCGAGGAAATATTAACATTAAAAGCTTAATAAATTTAAGAATGACAAAGCGAATGTATTCGACCATCTTGAGTATAGGAGACCAG is drawn from Aegilops tauschii subsp. strangulata cultivar AL8/78 chromosome 1, Aet v6.0, whole genome shotgun sequence and contains these coding sequences:
- the LOC141028041 gene encoding uncharacterized protein, whose translation is MVKNIWEKPAVGHTLIQRWNFKIRAMRRHLSGWAKHTNGMYKKEKQRLSTIIDDLDKIAETRILSQQEIDMKNQSNEKVARLLREEEIKYYQRSKADFILMGDSNTRYFQLVANGRHRKKHIYSLQQDEGRIEGQEKLKRYITSYYKSLFGPPDEGNFTLDENRTDDIPQVTAEENDFITAPFSEEEVRAAVFQMEHNKAPGPDGFPA